One genomic segment of Alkalimarinus alittae includes these proteins:
- a CDS encoding formylglycine-generating enzyme family protein — MNATLKTITLLAAITLTACTSTEDKVNDLLERHMNAFVFVEGGSFMMGNPGLGWALGADSYPAHKVTLDSFSIQKYEVTQGDMDLFMEVTGYVSSYENYDKKRGDNPDRFAAKMPAPAAWADAKSFCQWVGKLSNKAINLPTEAQWEYAARSRGQMYRFATDTGEAVVDINMAQEAKKGIFDQSALPKVPGSFPPNPLGLYDMSGNATEWVLDNYQPDYYEHSPEHNPQGPKAAKTSGLKSGPTYHHKVSRGGRFYDFWGNTTVSRLDKPQELMGLDTGFRCVMQN, encoded by the coding sequence ATGAACGCCACCCTCAAAACCATTACATTACTAGCAGCCATAACCCTCACCGCTTGCACCTCCACCGAAGATAAAGTGAATGACCTACTCGAACGTCATATGAATGCGTTTGTGTTTGTTGAAGGCGGCTCATTTATGATGGGAAACCCAGGGCTAGGTTGGGCTTTAGGCGCTGATTCTTACCCTGCCCACAAGGTGACTTTGGATAGTTTTTCTATTCAGAAGTATGAAGTGACTCAGGGGGATATGGATTTGTTTATGGAGGTGACGGGGTATGTGTCATCCTATGAAAACTATGATAAAAAAAGAGGCGACAACCCAGACCGATTCGCCGCAAAAATGCCAGCACCAGCTGCATGGGCTGACGCTAAATCATTTTGCCAATGGGTTGGCAAGCTCAGTAATAAAGCTATTAATTTACCCACCGAAGCCCAATGGGAGTATGCAGCTCGCTCCCGTGGGCAGATGTATCGTTTTGCCACCGATACAGGTGAGGCTGTTGTAGACATAAACATGGCTCAAGAAGCTAAAAAGGGCATTTTTGATCAAAGTGCCCTTCCCAAGGTACCAGGAAGCTTCCCTCCTAACCCTCTGGGTTTATACGACATGTCAGGAAACGCAACCGAATGGGTTCTAGATAATTACCAACCAGATTATTACGAACACTCACCAGAGCATAACCCTCAGGGGCCCAAAGCAGCCAAAACAAGCGGACTTAAAAGCGGACCAACTTATCACCACAAGGTCTCTCGCGGCGGCCGGTTTTATGATTTCTGGGGCAATACAACCGTTTCTCGCTTAGATAAACCTCAAGAATTAATGGGGTTGGATACTGGGTTTAGGTGTGTCATGCAGAACTAA